In the genome of Dermatobacter hominis, the window GCGCCTCGAGCGAGGCCAGGTGCATGTCGATCGGTCGGGACCCGAAGTCGTCGCCGCCGGGCAGGGCGACGCGGGCCTCGCCGACCGCCGACAGCAGCGGGCCCAGCACGGCGGTCGAGGCACGCATGCGCTCGACCAGCTCGTACGGCGCCTCCGCGACGAGCGCCGGGCCCCGCACGATCTCGAGCGCGGCGTCCTCGCGCCGCCGCACCGACATGCCCATCGCCTCGAGGAGGCGGCCCATGATCCCGACGTCCGCGATGTCGGGCACGTTGCGCAGCACGTACCGGCCCTCGGCCAGCACGCTCGCCGCCATCAGCTTGAGCGCGGAGTTCTTCGCCCCCGAGATCGTGACCTCGCCACGGAAGGTCTCACCCGGTCGCACCAGCAGACGGCTCACGGCCCACACTCTCGCACGCAGCCGAGCGGTCCCCGTGAACACGGCCGGTATGCTCCGCCGACGCACGGGGCCGGTCGCCGGGTGAGCCGACCGCGGGAGGGTCGTGGGCAGCATCTCCGACGAGTGGCGAGGACCGGCCGAGTCGCTCGTCGAGCGCCTCCGACCCCGCGACGACCTGCTGGTCCGCGAGCGCGCCGACGACGAACTCGACGACGGCCCGGACCCGCCGTCGGGGAGCCGTTCGTTCGCGGCCGACGCCGGACCCTTCACCACCTACGAGCGCCGGGTGGACTGGCGCCCGGACGGGACGGGCGTGGTCGTCGAGCAGCGCGTCGAGTGGCGGCTCGGGTTCCCGTACTGGGGCTGGATCTACGCGCCGTTCGTCCGTCGGGCGCTGCGCGACGGGATCACCCTCGGGGCCCGACCGTGGTGGCTGTTCCCCGACCGGCTCTCGGTTCGCCAGGCCCGTGCCACGGCCACGATGGCGCTGTTCAGCCTCGTCGCCGGGCTCCTGTACGGGCAGCTCACCCAGGTCCTGACCTTCGCCAGCGCCGACATCGGCGACGGCAGCTCCGGCCAGCAGGCGGCCATCTTCGCCCTCGTCCGCATCGGTGCCGTCCTGACGGCGGTGATGATGTTCCAGGCCGACCGGTTCGGCCGGCGCCGGATCGCGCTCTGGTCGTTCGGGATCGCGATCGCGCTCTCGGCCGCGACCGCGCTCGTCCCCGGCCTGGCGGCGCTCACCGTGCTGCAGGCCGTCTCGAGGAACCTGGCCGTGGCCGGCCTGCTCGCGGTCGACACGATCTGCGTCGAGGAGCTGCCCGCCGGGTCCCGGGCCATGGCGGCCGGGCTCGGCGCCATGGCCTACGGGCTCGGCACGGGCGTGGTCGTCGTCGCGCTGCCGCTCGCGGACATCAGCGACTGGGGCTGGCGGCTGGTGTTCGCGCTGTCGCTGATCACCGTGCCGCTCGTGGTGAGCGGGTCCCGGACGCTGAAGGAGAGCGGCCGCTTCCAGCTCCTCGGCCGCCGCCCGGACCGCGATGACGGCCGCGGCGCGCACGAGCCGGCCCTGGTCGAACCCGCCCTCATCGAGCCGACCCCGTTCGAGTCGACCCCCGTCGAGCCGATCCCGGTCGAGTCCACGCGCATCCGTGGGAGCCGGTTCGTCCTGCTCGCAGCGCTGTTCCTCCTGCTGAACCTGTTCATCGCCCCGTTCTCGCAGCTGCAGAACGACTACCTGCGCGCCGACCGGGGCTTCGACGGCCTCACGATCACGATCTTCACCGTGCTGACGGGCACGCCGGCGGGGCTGGGCGTGCTGGTCGGCGGCCGGATCGCCGACACCCGCGGTCGACGGTGGGCGCTCGTGCCCGGCCTGGTCGCCCTGGGCGTGTTCACCGCCATCTTCTTCGCCGTGTCGGGCGCCCCCATGTGGATCAGCGCGCTGGCCGCCGCCGTGCTCGGCACGCTGACCGTCGCACCGCTGGGCGTGCTCGCGCCCGAGCTGTTCCCGACCGCGCGGCGCGGCGGGGCCCGGGGTGCGCTCAACGTCCTCGCCGTCACCGGCAGCGTGATCGGCCTGCTGCTCGCGGGGATCGGCGTCGACGCGAACGGCTACGGGCCGACGTTCGCGCTGCTGGCGCTCGGACCGCTCGTCGCCGCGGGGCTCGCGCTCGCGGTCCCCGAGACCCGCGGCCGCGAGCTCGAGGACCTCAACCGCGCCGACTGACGCCGCCGCGCCCGCCGTTCTGGCTGTCGAACTCCCGGTCCTGGCCGGGAGTTCGACAGCCAGAACGCAGGATGGGGTCAGGCGGGGAGGTTCCGAGGGCCGAGCCAGTCCCGGATCGCGGCGACGACGTCGGGGTCGGCGCGCTTGAGGTCGTGGCCCTTGCCGGCCAACGTCACCGACGTGACCGGGCCGGGGATCAGCGCCTGCGCCTCGGCGAGCTCGTCGGGCGTCCCGAAGGCGTCCCGGTCGCCGCTGACGAACAGCACGGGCACCCGCAGGTCGGGCAGGTGCGCGGTCCTGAGGTTCTCCGGCTTCCCGGGCGGGTGCAGCGGATAGCTCATCAGCACCAGCCCGGCGACGGGCAACGGGTCGAGGTCGGCGGCGCCGGCCGCCACCATCGAGCAGATGCGCCCGCCCATCGACCGGCCGCCGAGGACGAGGTGCTCCGACGTCGTCCCCCACCGCTCGCACAGCGCCGCCACCTCGTCGCGGACCGACGCCATGAGCTTCGGCGCACGGTCGGGCGCCCGCCGGCCTTCGCGCCGGTACGGGAAGTCGATGCGGGCGACCGGCAGGGGCGCCACGCCCTCGTCGATCGCGACCAGGCCGGGCTGGTCGGACGCCGAGCCGGCGCCGGGCCAGAGGGCCATGCCCTCCACGGAACGGGGACGTCGTCGTCGTGCCACGGCGCGATCCTGCCGCACCCGGCGGGTCAGCCGAGCAGGATGCGCCGCGCCTCGGCCAGCTCGGAGATCCGCTGCGCCGCGCCGTCGTCCTCGGCACCGTGGTCGGGGTGCACGGCACGCAGCTGGTCGCGGAAGGCCTGCTGGACCTCCTTGCGCGAGGGGATCGTGAGGTCCACCCGCCGCAGCGCCGGAGGAGCGCCCCCGGTGCGAGCGGCGTCGAGCTGCAGCACCCGCAGCGCCCAGCCGACGGGGTCCGCCGCGGCGGTCACCGACAGGTCGGCGCCCCGCCCGGCGAGGTGCGCGATCAGCGAGGGCCCGATCTCGCCGTGCCAGCGGAGGCCCTTGCGGACGGCCGACATGACGGTCGGGCGCACCGATGGCGGCAGGGTGCCGGCCGCGTAGACCGCGCAGAGCACGTGCTGGGCCGGCGTGCCCCTGGTGTGGTCGATGTCGAGCACCAGCTGCTCGCCCCGCCCGACCAGCCGGTGGTGGCAGGGGCGCAGGCCGATGCGGTCGACCTGGAGGCGGTGCCGCGCCCGCGGCTGCGGGATGCGGCCGCCGCGCTCGACCTCGTTCACGAGGTGCGCCACGTCGATCGCCGTGTCCTCGTCGAGGTCGCCGGCGAACCGGGCCGCGATGCCGCCGAGGAGGATCCCCCCGAACCCCGGTGCGGGGTCGCAGGGCAGGTCCAGGTCCCCGAGCGCGATCCGTCGCGTCGGGGCGATCGGGCGGGAGTGGAACGCCTCCACCTCGGCGAGGATCACCGCACCAAGGTACTGCGGGCCGCGGCGGTGCTCCCCGGCGGCCTGTGAGCCCTACACGTACTGGCGGACGAGGTCGCGCACGTCGGCCGCGACGGTCCGCAGCTCGTCGTCGTCGAGCGCGCCGGGGTCGTCGGGGCCGGCCGTCAGCGCGTCGCGCAGCGCGATGGCGCGGGTGACCAGCGTGCGCCACTGCGGCGGCTCGAACCCGAACGGCGGGGCCATCCGCTCGAGCTCGCCGACCGCCTCGTCGACGGCGACCATCGAGGCCGGGTCGTCCTTCGACGCGAGCCGGCTCGAGGCCAGGAACAGCCGGTCGAGCAGCTCGTGCACCGCGATGCCGTCGTCGGACGACACCTCGCCCGCGACGTCGGGGTCGTCGGGGTCGGGCATGTCGTCGAGGATGACCTCGACGTCCTCCTCGTGCTCGGCGTAGACGACGAGGTCGCCCCGCTCGTCCCACTCGTACGGGAGGTCGGCGACCGTGAGGGCGTCCGCGAGCATCGTCTGCAGCGCGGCGGGCCAGCTGCCCACCTCGTAGACGACCTTCTCGGCCGACGGATCGAGGGCGGGCCGGGCCGACGCCATCACCTCGTCGATGAGCTCGTCGACGGCGTCCTCGTCCTCGGGCAGGACGCTCAGCACGGTCCCCTGCCAGGCATGGCGGATGCCGTGGGTCTCGAGGAGGCTCGCCAGCAGGCCACGGGACTCGCCGGCCCACGAGGTGCAGTCGTACACCAGCTCCTCGTCGTCGCCGCCCTCGAGCCGCTCGACGACCTCCTCGTCGCCGAAGTCCTCCACCAGCTCGACGCCCTCGACCAGCCGGTCGTCCGCGCCGTCGTCGACATCGTCGTCGTCCTCCGCCTCGGCGAGCGCCTCGTCCGCCGCCCCGAGCTCCTCGTCCAGGTCGTCGAGCTCCTCCTCGAGCTCGTCGTCGAGCTCGTCGTCGGGGGCGGTGAGGTCGTCGCGTGCGTCCACCGCTCCATCCTCGCGTGCCATTGGGGCGGCGCGTGGCCCGGTCGGTATCGTCTCGGCCATGTCGAAGACCACGCCCGATCGCAACCTGGCCATGGAGCTCGTCCGCACCACCGAGGCCGCCGCCATGGCCGCCTCCAAGTGGGTGGGGCGCGGCGACAAGGAGGGCGCGGACGGCGCGGCGGTCGACGCGATGCGGCTCATCCTCGGCACGGTGAGCATGACCGGCACCGTGATCATCGGCGAGGGCGAGAAGGACGAGGCGCCCATGCTGTTCAACGGCGAGGTCGTGGGTGACGGCTCCAACCCGCAGGTCGACATCGCGGTCGACCCGATCGACGGCACCACGCTCACGTCCAAGGGCCGCGGCGGCGCGGTGGCCGTGATCGCCGTGTCCGAGCAGGGCACGATGTTCGATCCGGGCCCGTGCGTGTACATGGAGAAGATCGCCGTCGGTCCCGAGGTCGCCGGCCGGATCGACATCAACGCCTCGGTCGGCGACAACCTCCGGGCCGTGGCCGAGGCCAAGGGCATCCCCGTCCGCGAGGTGACCGCGACGATCCTCGACCGGCCCCGCCACGACGACCTGGTCGCCGAGGTCCGCGAGACCGGTGCCCGCATCCGGCTGATCGGCGACGGCGACGTCGCCGCCGCGATCGCCACCGCCTACCCCGACTCCGGCGTCGACATCCTCTTCGGCATCGGCGGCACGCCCGAGGGCGTGATCGCCGCCGCGGCGCTCAAGTGCATGGGCGGCGAGCTCGTCGGCAAGCTGTGGCCCCGCGACGCCGCGGAGCGCGAGGCCGCGGTCACGGCCGGCTACGACCTGGACCGCGTGCTCGGCACCGACGACCTCGTCGCCGGCGACAACTGCTTCTTCTCGGCGACCGGCATCACCGACGGCAACCTGCTGAAGGGCGTGCACTACGACCGCAACGGGGCGACCACCCAGTCGCTGGTGATGCGGTCGCGGTCGGGCACGGTCCGCCTCGTCGAGGCGCGGCACCGCCCCGACAAGCTCGGCCTGGCCTGAGCGGCCGGGAGCGGGAACCTGGCCTGAGCGGCCGGGAGCGGGAACCTGGCCTGAGCGGCCGGGAGCGGGAAGCTGGCCTGAGCGGGAACCTGGCCTGAGCGGCCGGGAGCGGGAACCTGGCCTGAGCGGCGGGAGGCCGGTCTCCCCGCACCGGGGGACGGTTCCGGCGGACGGCCGGTGAGCCGAACTGCAAGGCTGCGGCCGTGGAGTTCGACGACGACGCCCGGCTGGACACGTCCCAGATCGACGACGCCCGCGGCCGGAGCCCGGCCGGCGGCGGCCTCGGCGGGCTCGGCGGCGGGTTCCCCGGCCTGCCGGGCGGCGGCGGGTTCGGCACGGGAGCGAAGCTCGGCGGTGGAGGGATCGTCGGCCTGGTCGTGATCCTGCTCATCGCGTTCCTCAGCACGCGGGGCGGCGGGCTCGGGGGCGACATGCTCGGCCCGTCGACGACGATCGGCAACCAGAGCGCGAGCGAGGTCGCGTCCGAGTGCCGCACCGGCGCCGACGCCAACCAGCGCCAGGACTGCCGGATCGTCGCCGTCGTCAACAGCGTGCAGCGCTACTGGACCGACGTGTTCGCCAACAGCGGCGTCACCTACGAGCCCGCCCGGACCCAGCTGTTCTCGCGGGCGACGACGACCGGCTGCGGCTCGGCGTCGTCGGACACCGGGCCCTTCTACTGCCCGGCGGACCAGACGGTGTACGTCGACCTGACGTTCTTCGACGCGCTGTCCCAGCCGCCGTTCAACGCGTCGGGCGGCCCGTTCGCCCAGGCGTACGTGATCGGCCACGAGTACGGCCACCACGTGCAGAACCTGCTCGGGCAGCGCGCGGGCGGCGACCGCCAGGGCGCCTCGTCGGGCTCGGTCCGGCTCGAGCTCCAGGCGGACTGCTACGCCGGGGTATGGGCCGCCAACGCGGTGTCGACCGGGTTCATCACCGAGATCACCCCCGACGACATCAGCGAGGGCCTCGACGCCGCCGCCGCGGTCGGCGACGACCGCATCCAGGAGGCCGGGGGCGGCCGGGCCGACCCCGACTCGTACACGCACGGCACCTCGGCCCAGCGCCAGAAGTGGTTCCAGCGCGGCTTCGACACGGCCGATCCCACCGCCTGCGACACCTTCAGCGGTCGCATCTAGGGGCGGTCACCCCGAAGGGCGCCGAAGAGCCGCCGGGCGTTCGCTCAGAGGCGCCGGACGAGCAGGTCGCCCACCGGTCGGAATCCGTGCGCGGCGAGGAAGCCGGAGGCGGACGGGTCGTCGCCGCCGACATCCGCGATCGCCACCTCGGCACCCCGTGCGGCGGCCGAAGAGCACCACGCCGCCAGCAGCTGCCGGCCCACCCCGGTGCCCCGCTCGACCTCGTCGACGACCACGGCCCGCAGCGCCGCGGCCTCGCCCACCCCGAGCGAGCCGACGGCGGCGCCGAGCACGGAGGTCGGGGCGCCGGGCGCCTCGGCCACGACCACCAGCGGCGCCGGACGACCGGGTGGGCCCAGCGGGCCGACCGGGTCGACGCCGCATCGCTCGGCCACGGGGTCCTCGACCATCGCCACCGTCCGCAGCACGAGCTCGACGCCGCCCCGTCCGACCACGTCGGGCCCCCCGAAGGGCTCCTCCCGGACCGGCACCCAGTGCGGGGTGCCGTCATCGCGTCGGCGC includes:
- the glpX gene encoding class II fructose-bisphosphatase, coding for MSKTTPDRNLAMELVRTTEAAAMAASKWVGRGDKEGADGAAVDAMRLILGTVSMTGTVIIGEGEKDEAPMLFNGEVVGDGSNPQVDIAVDPIDGTTLTSKGRGGAVAVIAVSEQGTMFDPGPCVYMEKIAVGPEVAGRIDINASVGDNLRAVAEAKGIPVREVTATILDRPRHDDLVAEVRETGARIRLIGDGDVAAAIATAYPDSGVDILFGIGGTPEGVIAAAALKCMGGELVGKLWPRDAAEREAAVTAGYDLDRVLGTDDLVAGDNCFFSATGITDGNLLKGVHYDRNGATTQSLVMRSRSGTVRLVEARHRPDKLGLA
- the ypfJ gene encoding KPN_02809 family neutral zinc metallopeptidase; the encoded protein is MEFDDDARLDTSQIDDARGRSPAGGGLGGLGGGFPGLPGGGGFGTGAKLGGGGIVGLVVILLIAFLSTRGGGLGGDMLGPSTTIGNQSASEVASECRTGADANQRQDCRIVAVVNSVQRYWTDVFANSGVTYEPARTQLFSRATTTGCGSASSDTGPFYCPADQTVYVDLTFFDALSQPPFNASGGPFAQAYVIGHEYGHHVQNLLGQRAGGDRQGASSGSVRLELQADCYAGVWAANAVSTGFITEITPDDISEGLDAAAAVGDDRIQEAGGGRADPDSYTHGTSAQRQKWFQRGFDTADPTACDTFSGRI
- a CDS encoding J domain-containing protein, giving the protein MILAEVEAFHSRPIAPTRRIALGDLDLPCDPAPGFGGILLGGIAARFAGDLDEDTAIDVAHLVNEVERGGRIPQPRARHRLQVDRIGLRPCHHRLVGRGEQLVLDIDHTRGTPAQHVLCAVYAAGTLPPSVRPTVMSAVRKGLRWHGEIGPSLIAHLAGRGADLSVTAAADPVGWALRVLQLDAARTGGAPPALRRVDLTIPSRKEVQQAFRDQLRAVHPDHGAEDDGAAQRISELAEARRILLG
- a CDS encoding alpha/beta hydrolase family protein, with amino-acid sequence MALWPGAGSASDQPGLVAIDEGVAPLPVARIDFPYRREGRRAPDRAPKLMASVRDEVAALCERWGTTSEHLVLGGRSMGGRICSMVAAGAADLDPLPVAGLVLMSYPLHPPGKPENLRTAHLPDLRVPVLFVSGDRDAFGTPDELAEAQALIPGPVTSVTLAGKGHDLKRADPDVVAAIRDWLGPRNLPA
- a CDS encoding GNAT family N-acetyltransferase; protein product: MPRRRVAVAALAPDAVAADRIDVLRRALGAEPPFHVAPHVTLVPPVNVREEDLAEVSATLRSAASAARPFEAHVGPATTFAPVTPTLHLDVDAAATAHLGALRTALRTGVLERPEQWPEYRPHVTLREEVAVDAIDGAVRALAGFRTTWRVDRLHLLEQRRRDDGTPHWVPVREEPFGGPDVVGRGGVELVLRTVAMVEDPVAERCGVDPVGPLGPPGRPAPLVVVAEAPGAPTSVLGAAVGSLGVGEAAALRAVVVDEVERGTGVGRQLLAAWCSSAAARGAEVAIADVGGDDPSASGFLAAHGFRPVGDLLVRRL
- a CDS encoding MFS transporter, whose product is MGSISDEWRGPAESLVERLRPRDDLLVRERADDELDDGPDPPSGSRSFAADAGPFTTYERRVDWRPDGTGVVVEQRVEWRLGFPYWGWIYAPFVRRALRDGITLGARPWWLFPDRLSVRQARATATMALFSLVAGLLYGQLTQVLTFASADIGDGSSGQQAAIFALVRIGAVLTAVMMFQADRFGRRRIALWSFGIAIALSAATALVPGLAALTVLQAVSRNLAVAGLLAVDTICVEELPAGSRAMAAGLGAMAYGLGTGVVVVALPLADISDWGWRLVFALSLITVPLVVSGSRTLKESGRFQLLGRRPDRDDGRGAHEPALVEPALIEPTPFESTPVEPIPVESTRIRGSRFVLLAALFLLLNLFIAPFSQLQNDYLRADRGFDGLTITIFTVLTGTPAGLGVLVGGRIADTRGRRWALVPGLVALGVFTAIFFAVSGAPMWISALAAAVLGTLTVAPLGVLAPELFPTARRGGARGALNVLAVTGSVIGLLLAGIGVDANGYGPTFALLALGPLVAAGLALAVPETRGRELEDLNRAD